A single Carnobacterium alterfunditum DSM 5972 DNA region contains:
- a CDS encoding beta-glucoside-specific PTS transporter subunit IIABC produces the protein MTSKVRDYERLSKEILKAVNGKENIAGATRCATRLRLVLKKTPENAKAIIAEMPGVITVVENSGQFQIVIGTHVGEVYDAFIDLVGIDETEVVEAPKTSILNRIIATMSAVFAPFIYILAAAGILQGMLILANLAFPSFSATGTAQVFSFISWAPFTFLPIFIAITASKHFKSNMYIAVACSAALVSPTWAELAAQIANGTPVSFLTIPLSQTVYTSSVLPPLFLVWFLSYFEHFIEKRLPEVIKPLLVPLLSLVIMVPLTIVLIGPASSMAAQTIANGYNFLAEYAPPLAGLIIGGFWQVLVIFGVHWGITPVILENFNIYGRDSFQAFQTIAVVSQVGAVLGVFLKTKNKELKGISFSAFITGIFGITEPAIYGVTLRFKKPFIFGCISGAVGGVVASFFNPYYYAYAGLPGLLTIVNGISSENPSSFIGIVIGSLIAIIGPIVLIQIFGFGEKIEDVESKETNQFSQLVNSEIFSPLKGKVIPLSEVADDVFASGAMGEGVAIDPTDNKVYAPFDGTVEVIVDSKHAIGLKSDDGIELLIHVGLDTVKMNGRNFDYSVIANQKVKKGDLLLTFDMDAIRDEGFSLITPVIITNSTEYNKVSISTNVDSIINEPILALHNA, from the coding sequence ATGACAAGCAAAGTGAGAGATTACGAAAGGTTATCAAAAGAAATTCTGAAAGCGGTTAACGGGAAAGAAAATATTGCCGGAGCAACTAGATGCGCTACACGGTTGCGTCTTGTATTGAAGAAGACACCTGAGAATGCTAAAGCTATTATTGCAGAAATGCCTGGTGTGATCACCGTAGTAGAAAATAGTGGTCAGTTTCAAATAGTTATCGGTACACACGTTGGTGAGGTATATGATGCGTTTATCGATCTTGTCGGTATCGATGAAACCGAAGTTGTTGAAGCTCCTAAAACAAGTATACTAAATCGAATTATTGCCACCATGTCAGCGGTATTCGCACCTTTTATTTATATCTTAGCAGCTGCTGGTATTTTGCAAGGTATGCTTATATTAGCAAATTTAGCTTTCCCAAGTTTTTCTGCTACCGGAACTGCTCAAGTTTTTAGTTTTATTTCTTGGGCTCCATTTACCTTTTTACCAATTTTTATAGCTATTACTGCATCAAAACATTTTAAATCTAATATGTATATAGCAGTAGCTTGTTCCGCTGCGTTGGTTTCTCCTACATGGGCCGAATTAGCCGCTCAAATTGCTAATGGGACGCCTGTTTCATTTTTAACTATTCCTTTGTCTCAGACAGTCTATACATCGTCTGTTTTGCCTCCACTTTTTCTAGTTTGGTTTTTATCCTATTTTGAACACTTTATTGAAAAAAGACTGCCAGAAGTCATTAAGCCATTATTAGTTCCATTATTGAGTCTAGTCATTATGGTGCCTCTAACAATTGTTTTAATAGGACCCGCTTCATCTATGGCAGCACAAACCATTGCAAATGGTTATAATTTCCTTGCAGAGTATGCCCCTCCATTGGCTGGATTGATCATTGGTGGATTTTGGCAAGTATTAGTTATTTTCGGGGTACATTGGGGCATTACTCCAGTAATTTTAGAAAACTTTAACATCTACGGCCGGGATTCTTTTCAAGCCTTTCAAACAATTGCTGTAGTTTCACAAGTCGGCGCTGTATTAGGTGTCTTTTTAAAAACAAAAAATAAAGAACTGAAAGGGATCTCCTTTTCGGCATTTATTACAGGGATATTTGGAATTACTGAACCAGCTATTTATGGTGTGACATTACGTTTCAAAAAACCTTTTATATTCGGTTGTATTTCCGGCGCAGTTGGTGGGGTCGTAGCTAGCTTCTTTAACCCTTATTATTACGCTTACGCCGGTTTGCCTGGATTACTAACCATTGTTAATGGAATCAGCTCTGAAAATCCAAGTTCATTTATTGGGATCGTTATTGGTTCTTTGATCGCTATAATTGGACCCATCGTTTTAATTCAAATTTTTGGATTTGGTGAAAAGATTGAAGATGTTGAATCAAAAGAAACTAATCAATTTTCTCAATTAGTAAATTCTGAGATTTTCAGCCCACTTAAAGGAAAGGTCATTCCATTATCTGAAGTCGCTGATGACGTATTTGCTTCTGGTGCAATGGGAGAAGGTGTAGCTATTGACCCAACAGATAATAAAGTCTATGCTCCATTTGATGGTACTGTTGAAGTAATAGTGGATTCAAAACATGCGATCGGTTTGAAATCCGACGACGGAATAGAGCTGTTGATCCATGTTGGCTTAGATACTGTAAAAATGAACGGTCGAAACTTCGATTATTCAGTAATAGCAAATCAAAAAGTGAAGAAAGGCGATTTGTTGCTAACATTTGACATGGATGCTATTAGAGATGAAGGTTTCTCATTAATTACGCCTGTAATCATCACTAACTCTACTGAGTATAATAAAGTATCAATATCAACAAATGTAGATTCAATTATTAATGAACCGATTCTAGCATTGCATAATGCATAA
- a CDS encoding 6-phospho-beta-glucosidase: MKKDFLWGGALAAHQFEGGWNAGGKGPNVIDVMTAGAHGVARENTGTIDPNKYYPNHEAIDFYHRYKEDIALFAEMGLKCLRTSISWTRIFPNGDEETPNEEGLKFYDAVFDELLAHGIEPVITLSHFEMPLHLANQYGGFRSRKVVDYFVKFSEVCFNRYQDKVKYWMTFNEINNQMDTNNPIFLWTNSGVTVKPGENPTEVMYQVAHHELLASAKAVIIGKKINPDFEIGCMISHVPIYPYSCDPKDVMAAEEAMHQRFFFSDVHVRGYYPSYALKEFEREGYTIGIEEGDLAILKEGTVDYVGFSYYMSTVVKTDVTNDNLGNVVNGGLSNAVTNPYIETSDWGWAIDPEGLRYTMNRLYDRYQLPLFIVENGFGAVDTLDENGQIHDPERIDYLTKHIKAMQKAVDYDGVDLMGYTPWGIIDLVSFTTGEMKKRYGMIYVDRDNEGNGSLDRSKKDSFEWYKKVIASNGTDLSWKQLDSFDKVKNN, translated from the coding sequence ATGAAAAAAGATTTTTTATGGGGCGGCGCTTTAGCAGCCCATCAATTTGAAGGCGGATGGAATGCTGGTGGAAAAGGACCCAACGTTATTGACGTTATGACAGCAGGAGCCCACGGTGTCGCTAGAGAGAACACCGGTACAATTGATCCTAATAAATATTATCCCAATCATGAAGCAATCGATTTTTACCATCGCTATAAAGAAGATATCGCATTATTTGCAGAAATGGGACTAAAATGTTTGAGAACATCTATCTCATGGACACGTATTTTTCCAAATGGCGATGAAGAAACACCTAACGAGGAAGGTTTGAAATTTTATGATGCGGTATTTGATGAGTTGTTAGCTCATGGTATCGAACCAGTAATCACGTTATCTCATTTTGAAATGCCCTTGCATCTAGCAAATCAGTACGGCGGTTTTAGAAGTAGAAAAGTAGTCGATTATTTTGTTAAATTTTCAGAAGTTTGTTTTAACCGTTATCAAGATAAAGTAAAATACTGGATGACGTTTAATGAAATCAATAATCAAATGGATACAAATAACCCGATCTTTCTTTGGACTAACTCTGGAGTGACAGTAAAACCTGGCGAGAATCCGACAGAAGTCATGTATCAAGTAGCTCATCATGAATTGCTGGCAAGTGCTAAAGCAGTGATCATCGGGAAGAAAATCAACCCCGATTTTGAAATTGGCTGTATGATCTCACATGTCCCGATTTATCCTTATTCATGTGACCCTAAAGATGTTATGGCTGCAGAAGAAGCTATGCATCAGCGCTTCTTTTTCTCAGACGTTCACGTTAGAGGCTATTACCCAAGTTATGCTCTAAAAGAATTTGAGCGTGAAGGTTATACGATCGGTATCGAAGAAGGCGATTTAGCTATCCTTAAAGAAGGGACCGTTGATTACGTTGGCTTCAGCTACTACATGTCTACAGTCGTTAAAACCGATGTAACGAATGATAATTTAGGCAATGTAGTCAATGGCGGCTTATCCAATGCAGTAACGAACCCTTATATTGAAACCAGTGATTGGGGTTGGGCTATTGATCCAGAAGGCTTACGTTACACAATGAACCGCCTTTATGACCGTTATCAATTACCCCTATTTATTGTTGAAAATGGCTTTGGAGCTGTTGATACACTTGATGAAAATGGTCAAATTCACGATCCAGAAAGAATAGACTATCTGACTAAACATATCAAAGCTATGCAAAAAGCGGTAGACTATGACGGTGTCGATCTAATGGGCTACACACCTTGGGGAATTATTGATTTAGTTTCCTTTACCACTGGGGAAATGAAAAAAAGGTACGGTATGATCTACGTCGATCGAGATAACGAAGGAAACGGATCACTGGATCGCTCTAAAAAAGATTCATTTGAATGGTACAAGAAAGTTATAGCATCAAATGGCACCGATTTATCTTGGAAACAACTTGATTCGTTCGATAAGGTAAAAAACAACTAA
- a CDS encoding flavocytochrome c translates to MKKNSFWYGALVFGTGIFMASYRVVGKNKRSKNLKAEEDATKETKGGSNTSEQTYADFSDLTDDYDIIIVGASGAGMTAAIEAKDAGLNPIILEKMPFAGGNTVKSSSGMNASTTKFQEAEGIEDSNDAFYEEILAGGHGTNDKALLRYFVDHSAAAIDWLDQKGIKLNNLTITGGMKQKRTHRPSDGSAIGSYLIKGLLKAVHKRNIPILVNAAVTAINKNEGKVDQVTVEISGAEPKTLTAKAIIVATGGFGASKEMIEKFRPELKGYISTNQKGSTGDGIKMIEKLGGQAIDMEQIQIHPTVQQDEGILIGEVVRGEGAILVNQAGSRFVNELDTRDKVSAAITDLPEKSAYLIFDQGVRDRAKAIEFYDKKGYVSSGKDLKELAEKLNIPGSQLDKTVVTWNQSVADKRDKEFNRTTAMENGLTKPDYFAIKIAPGIHYTMGGIKVNTRTEVLNKENQPIEGLYVAGELAGGLHGNNRIGGNSVAEIIVFGRQAGQQAAEYVKNQY, encoded by the coding sequence ATGAAAAAGAATTCTTTTTGGTATGGTGCACTTGTATTTGGTACTGGTATTTTTATGGCATCCTACAGAGTGGTTGGAAAAAATAAACGATCAAAAAATTTGAAAGCTGAGGAAGACGCTACCAAGGAAACTAAAGGTGGATCAAATACTTCAGAACAGACTTATGCTGATTTTAGTGATTTGACAGATGATTATGATATCATCATCGTTGGCGCAAGTGGTGCAGGGATGACTGCAGCTATTGAAGCGAAAGATGCCGGTTTAAATCCGATCATTCTAGAAAAAATGCCTTTCGCTGGAGGAAATACGGTGAAATCATCAAGTGGTATGAATGCTTCAACTACTAAATTCCAAGAGGCTGAAGGAATAGAAGATAGCAATGATGCTTTTTACGAGGAAATTTTAGCGGGCGGTCATGGGACTAATGATAAAGCGTTGCTGCGTTATTTTGTGGATCACTCTGCCGCCGCTATTGATTGGCTAGATCAAAAGGGCATCAAATTAAATAATTTAACGATAACTGGCGGCATGAAGCAAAAAAGAACTCATCGTCCATCTGATGGTTCGGCAATTGGGAGTTATTTGATTAAAGGATTATTAAAAGCTGTCCACAAACGAAACATTCCCATTCTTGTAAATGCAGCTGTGACAGCTATCAATAAAAATGAGGGCAAGGTTGATCAAGTAACTGTTGAAATAAGTGGAGCAGAACCTAAAACACTGACAGCAAAGGCTATTATAGTTGCAACTGGAGGATTTGGGGCAAGTAAAGAAATGATTGAAAAATTTAGACCAGAGTTAAAAGGCTACATATCAACTAATCAAAAAGGCAGTACTGGTGACGGGATCAAGATGATCGAAAAGCTGGGTGGCCAAGCAATCGATATGGAACAAATTCAAATCCATCCAACAGTTCAGCAAGATGAAGGGATCTTAATAGGCGAAGTGGTTCGTGGCGAAGGAGCTATCCTAGTAAATCAAGCGGGAAGTCGGTTTGTTAATGAGTTAGATACGCGTGATAAAGTTTCTGCAGCGATTACTGATCTACCGGAAAAATCAGCTTACTTGATTTTTGATCAAGGGGTACGTGACCGCGCAAAAGCAATCGAATTTTATGATAAAAAAGGGTATGTTAGTAGTGGTAAGGATCTAAAAGAGTTAGCAGAGAAGCTTAATATACCAGGTAGTCAATTAGATAAAACGGTTGTCACATGGAACCAAAGCGTTGCTGACAAGAGAGACAAAGAATTTAATCGTACCACTGCAATGGAAAACGGCTTAACTAAACCAGATTATTTTGCCATAAAAATTGCTCCCGGGATCCACTACACAATGGGAGGTATCAAAGTAAACACGCGAACCGAAGTTTTGAATAAAGAAAATCAACCGATTGAAGGTTTGTATGTTGCAGGTGAGTTGGCTGGAGGATTACATGGGAATAACCGTATTGGTGGGAACTCAGTTGCCGAAATCATTGTGTTTGGGCGCCAAGCCGGTCAGCAAGCTGCTGAATATGTGAAGAACCAATACTAA
- the purD gene encoding phosphoribosylamine--glycine ligase, which yields MKLLVIGSGGREHAIAKKLAESSLVETVYCAKGNIGMKKDGIQLVDIAENDHQALIHFAKSEKIAWTFIGPEIALFEGLVDAFDKAGLKVFGPNKKAADLECSKEFAKDLMKKYAIPTAAYEIFEDYHAALAYVEEQGVPIVIKADGLAAGKGVVVAMTLMEATNALSDMLLKGKFAAGKPKVVIEEYLEGEEFSLFALVNGTKYYYTGVAQDHKRAYDGDKGPNTGGMGAYSPVPQVSEALIQEVLETVIKPTVNAMVAEARPFKGVIYAGLMMTKKGLRVIEFNARFGDPETQVILNQLDSDLAQVIDDILNGKDPVIKLHTDRYTLGVVVAAEGYPEKTITDIPLPQMNIEGSGCTIYHAGMKQGKSCLISDGGRIFFVAAQGSTLQEAKDKAYHYLTNNPIAHTFYRFDIGEKAIQFTK from the coding sequence ATGAAACTTCTTGTTATTGGTAGTGGTGGCCGTGAGCATGCCATCGCAAAAAAACTTGCAGAAAGCTCATTAGTTGAAACTGTTTATTGTGCTAAAGGGAATATTGGAATGAAAAAAGATGGCATCCAATTGGTTGATATTGCAGAGAATGACCATCAAGCGTTGATTCATTTTGCAAAATCAGAAAAAATTGCTTGGACTTTCATTGGACCGGAAATAGCTCTGTTTGAAGGGCTGGTCGATGCCTTCGATAAAGCTGGATTAAAAGTCTTTGGACCAAATAAAAAAGCAGCAGACTTAGAGTGCTCAAAAGAATTTGCAAAAGATTTGATGAAGAAATATGCTATTCCTACTGCAGCGTATGAAATATTCGAAGACTATCATGCAGCTTTGGCTTATGTGGAAGAACAAGGCGTACCAATTGTCATCAAAGCAGATGGTTTAGCTGCTGGAAAAGGGGTAGTCGTTGCAATGACTCTGATGGAAGCAACGAATGCTTTAAGCGATATGCTATTAAAAGGAAAATTCGCAGCGGGCAAACCGAAAGTTGTTATTGAAGAATATCTTGAGGGTGAAGAATTTTCTTTGTTTGCTCTTGTAAATGGTACGAAATATTATTATACCGGGGTTGCTCAAGATCATAAACGGGCCTATGATGGAGACAAAGGGCCGAATACGGGTGGTATGGGTGCTTATTCTCCAGTACCACAAGTTTCTGAAGCCTTGATTCAAGAAGTTTTAGAAACAGTCATAAAGCCGACTGTTAATGCAATGGTTGCCGAAGCACGTCCTTTCAAAGGAGTCATTTACGCTGGATTAATGATGACAAAAAAAGGGCTGAGAGTCATCGAGTTTAATGCCCGTTTTGGTGATCCTGAAACTCAAGTCATTTTGAACCAGCTGGATTCTGATTTGGCACAAGTGATCGATGATATCTTGAATGGGAAAGATCCTGTTATCAAATTGCACACGGACCGCTACACGCTGGGTGTTGTTGTTGCAGCTGAAGGCTATCCTGAAAAAACAATAACCGATATCCCGTTACCGCAGATGAACATAGAGGGTTCAGGTTGCACCATTTATCATGCGGGTATGAAGCAAGGAAAAAGCTGTCTCATTTCTGATGGAGGCCGTATTTTTTTTGTCGCAGCTCAAGGCTCAACGCTGCAAGAAGCTAAAGACAAGGCTTACCATTATTTAACCAATAATCCAATCGCGCATACGTTCTATCGTTTTGATATTGGAGAGAAAGCCATCCAGTTTACAAAATAA
- the purH gene encoding bifunctional phosphoribosylaminoimidazolecarboxamide formyltransferase/IMP cyclohydrolase, with amino-acid sequence MTRALISVSDKAGIVPFAQALVAKDIEIISTGGTKKALEEAGIPTISVEEVTGFPEMMDGRVKTLHPLIHGGLLGRRDLPEHILAMEKHNIIPIDFVVVNLYPFKETISKKDVTLEEAIENIDIGGPSMLRSAAKNYASVTVLTDPTDYSSVISELEETGATTLKTRQALAAKVFRHTASYDALIAQYLTNSVGEEEPEKLTLTYDLKQKLRYGENGHQVANFYQETLIVPFSIANAHQLHGKELSYNNIKDADAAIRIIREFDGPAVVAVKHMNPCGVGIAETIEEAFDRCYAADPISIFGGIVVANRQLDSVTAEKLNKMFLEIVLAPSYSKEALAILSKKKNIRIMTLDFSAAKVGGKEVVSVLGGLLEQTQDISTEDIPANWEVMTDRKPTEEEMNAMDFAWKIVKHVKSNAIVLANSKQTVGIGAGQMNRVGSVKIAIDQAEASNAIEGAVLASDAFFPMNDSVEFAAQHGIKAIIQPGGSIKDKDSIEMANKYGMTMLKTSVRHFRH; translated from the coding sequence GTGACAAGAGCATTGATCAGCGTTTCAGACAAAGCAGGTATTGTACCATTCGCACAAGCATTAGTGGCAAAGGATATCGAAATTATTTCAACTGGCGGAACTAAGAAGGCATTGGAAGAGGCAGGTATCCCGACAATTTCTGTTGAAGAGGTGACTGGATTCCCAGAAATGATGGATGGTCGTGTTAAAACATTGCATCCACTTATCCATGGTGGTTTATTGGGGAGACGTGATTTACCCGAACACATATTGGCAATGGAAAAACATAATATCATCCCGATTGATTTTGTAGTGGTAAATCTTTATCCATTTAAAGAAACCATCAGTAAAAAAGATGTCACCTTAGAGGAAGCCATTGAAAATATTGATATTGGCGGCCCTAGTATGCTGCGTAGTGCTGCTAAAAATTATGCAAGTGTGACGGTTCTGACTGATCCAACTGATTATAGTAGCGTCATCAGTGAATTGGAAGAAACAGGAGCAACAACTTTAAAAACACGTCAAGCTTTAGCTGCAAAAGTCTTCCGTCACACCGCCAGCTATGATGCATTGATCGCGCAATATTTGACCAATAGCGTTGGTGAAGAAGAACCTGAAAAATTAACGTTGACCTATGATTTGAAACAAAAACTACGCTATGGTGAAAATGGACATCAAGTCGCTAATTTCTATCAAGAAACGCTTATTGTACCATTCTCGATTGCAAACGCTCATCAATTACACGGGAAAGAATTATCGTACAATAACATTAAGGATGCGGACGCAGCCATTCGTATCATACGTGAATTTGATGGACCAGCAGTGGTCGCAGTCAAGCACATGAATCCATGTGGAGTGGGTATTGCTGAAACGATTGAAGAAGCTTTTGATCGCTGTTATGCAGCTGATCCAATCTCTATCTTCGGCGGGATCGTAGTTGCCAACCGTCAATTAGATAGTGTGACAGCAGAAAAACTCAATAAGATGTTCTTAGAGATCGTTCTTGCACCAAGTTATTCAAAGGAAGCCTTAGCTATTTTATCAAAGAAAAAAAATATTCGTATCATGACCTTAGATTTCTCAGCTGCAAAAGTAGGCGGCAAAGAAGTTGTTTCTGTATTGGGCGGTTTATTGGAACAAACACAAGATATCAGTACCGAAGATATACCGGCTAACTGGGAAGTCATGACAGACCGTAAACCAACCGAAGAAGAAATGAACGCTATGGACTTTGCTTGGAAAATAGTTAAGCACGTAAAGAGCAATGCGATCGTGCTGGCAAATAGCAAGCAGACCGTTGGGATCGGGGCCGGTCAAATGAACCGTGTCGGATCTGTTAAGATTGCAATCGATCAAGCTGAAGCAAGTAATGCCATAGAAGGTGCAGTATTGGCTAGTGATGCGTTCTTTCCTATGAATGATAGTGTTGAATTCGCAGCACAACATGGCATCAAGGCGATCATTCAACCAGGTGGGAGTATCAAAGATAAAGATTCTATCGAAATGGCGAATAAATACGGCATGACAATGCTGAAAACAAGTGTACGCCACTTCAGACATTAA
- the purN gene encoding phosphoribosylglycinamide formyltransferase, translating into MRIAVFASGNGSNFQAIAEAIASKQVDATICFLFCDNPKAYAIDRAKKIGIPYTVFSPKNYDSRVAYETELLEQLEKKEVDLVVLAGYMRIIGPTLLTAYANRILNIHPSLLPCFPGKSSIRDAFEANEKKTGVTVHFIDEGVDTGPIIAQEEVAILSEDTLDSLEAKIHQVEHRLFPQVIQELIENKTIKKSE; encoded by the coding sequence ATGAGAATAGCTGTATTTGCTTCAGGAAATGGTTCCAATTTCCAAGCTATAGCAGAGGCAATTGCCTCCAAACAAGTAGATGCGACCATTTGCTTCCTGTTTTGCGACAATCCGAAAGCCTATGCCATAGACCGTGCAAAAAAAATAGGTATCCCTTATACTGTCTTCAGTCCGAAAAACTATGATAGTCGCGTAGCCTATGAGACTGAACTACTGGAACAGCTTGAAAAAAAGGAAGTTGATTTGGTTGTATTAGCAGGATACATGAGAATTATTGGACCGACATTGCTAACGGCGTATGCAAATCGTATCTTGAATATCCATCCTTCATTATTGCCATGCTTTCCTGGTAAAAGCAGCATTCGAGACGCTTTTGAAGCAAATGAAAAGAAAACCGGTGTAACGGTGCACTTTATTGATGAAGGGGTAGATACTGGACCGATTATCGCACAAGAAGAAGTTGCTATTTTATCTGAAGACACATTAGACTCTTTGGAGGCAAAAATACATCAGGTAGAGCACCGTCTTTTTCCGCAGGTCATTCAAGAATTGATTGAAAATAAAACCATTAAAAAGAGTGAATAA
- the purM gene encoding phosphoribosylformylglycinamidine cyclo-ligase, with amino-acid sequence MGNTYAKAGVDVTAGYETVKRIKKHVERTKRPGVFGEIGGFGGHFDLSELDYKKPVLISGTDGVGTKLMLAIESEKWDTIGIDCVAMCVNDIVAQGAEPLYFLDYIAIGKNHPEKIEQIVAGIAEGCVQSGAALIGGETAEMPDMYDPEDFDLAGFTVGIAEKEALLSAALVKEGDCLIGLPSTGIHSNGYSLVRKIFFKDNAYTLTDKIPGMDNQELGDVLLTPTKIYVNALLPLIKKQLLHSVAHITGGGFVENIPRMLPENVQAQIQLGSWPVLPIFQTMQTVGKIQELEMYEIFNMGIGMVLAVAPEKVPEVLATLAANNEKGYMIGSVVSKESEEKVVLKEKQL; translated from the coding sequence ATGGGAAATACCTATGCGAAAGCGGGCGTAGATGTCACTGCTGGTTATGAAACGGTCAAACGCATCAAAAAACATGTCGAACGTACGAAACGACCGGGTGTCTTTGGTGAAATCGGTGGATTCGGCGGTCATTTTGATCTTAGTGAACTCGACTATAAAAAGCCCGTTCTTATATCTGGGACAGACGGTGTTGGTACAAAATTAATGTTAGCCATTGAATCTGAGAAATGGGATACGATTGGAATCGATTGTGTTGCGATGTGCGTCAATGATATTGTGGCACAAGGAGCAGAACCGCTTTATTTCTTAGATTATATTGCAATCGGGAAAAATCATCCTGAAAAAATCGAGCAAATTGTAGCTGGTATCGCAGAAGGATGTGTCCAATCGGGAGCGGCTTTAATTGGTGGTGAAACAGCTGAAATGCCAGATATGTACGATCCTGAAGATTTTGACCTGGCAGGATTTACAGTCGGTATTGCAGAAAAAGAGGCTTTATTATCCGCTGCATTAGTCAAAGAAGGTGACTGTTTGATTGGGCTACCTTCAACGGGTATCCATTCAAATGGTTATTCCTTAGTACGAAAAATCTTCTTTAAAGATAACGCGTATACCTTAACGGATAAAATACCTGGAATGGATAATCAAGAGTTGGGTGATGTTTTATTGACGCCAACAAAAATTTATGTGAATGCTTTGCTGCCATTGATAAAAAAACAATTGCTTCACAGTGTTGCACATATCACTGGGGGCGGATTCGTTGAGAATATCCCGCGGATGCTTCCCGAAAATGTACAAGCTCAGATCCAATTAGGGAGCTGGCCAGTATTACCGATTTTTCAAACGATGCAAACAGTCGGCAAGATTCAAGAACTTGAAATGTACGAAATATTCAATATGGGGATTGGCATGGTTCTTGCTGTTGCTCCTGAAAAAGTACCGGAAGTATTAGCTACCCTTGCAGCGAATAATGAAAAGGGATATATGATTGGTTCGGTAGTTTCAAAGGAATCAGAAGAAAAGGTTGTTTTGAAAGAGAAGCAACTATGA
- the purF gene encoding amidophosphoribosyltransferase has product MFAETKSLNEECGVFGIWGDPSASQLTYFGLHSLQHRGQEGAGIVSCDKGKLMVHRNLGLISEVFKNLDDLKRLSGDRAIGHVRYSTSGQNSIENVQPFLYHFYDLDIAICHNGNLVNAKSLRRNLEEDGAIFHSTSDTEVLIHLIRRSQKGTLIDKIKESLNLVKGGFTYVLMTEEKMFGAVDANSLRPLVIGKMPNGAYVMASETCAIDTIGAEFVRNINAGELAIIDVDGLTIEKYTEDTTISIAAMEYIYFARPDSNIAGVNVHTARKTMGKRLAIESPMINADIVIGVPNSSLSAASGFAEESGIPYEMGLIKNQYVGRTFIQPTQELRELGAKMKLSAVKGVVQGKIVVMVDDSIVRGTTSSRIVTLLKEAGAKEVHVRIASPPLMYPSFYGIDISKSAELIAARMTIPQICESIGADSLSFLSQEGLIESIGLKFDMPYSGLCMDSFNGDYPAGLYDYEEDYLNNMTEIQKENLRGG; this is encoded by the coding sequence ATGTTTGCTGAAACAAAAAGCTTAAATGAAGAGTGTGGGGTGTTCGGCATTTGGGGCGATCCAAGTGCTAGCCAACTGACTTATTTTGGATTGCATAGTTTACAGCACCGCGGACAAGAAGGTGCAGGCATCGTGTCTTGTGATAAAGGAAAGCTAATGGTTCATCGCAATCTCGGGTTGATAAGTGAAGTCTTCAAAAACTTAGACGATCTTAAACGATTGTCAGGCGATCGTGCAATCGGACACGTGCGCTATTCTACATCTGGACAGAATAGTATCGAAAATGTACAGCCTTTCTTGTACCACTTCTATGATTTAGATATCGCCATCTGTCACAATGGGAACTTGGTTAATGCCAAGAGCTTGCGACGTAATTTAGAAGAAGATGGAGCGATCTTTCATTCAACATCAGACACAGAAGTATTGATCCATCTCATTAGACGTAGCCAGAAAGGCACGTTGATCGATAAAATAAAAGAAAGCCTGAACCTTGTTAAAGGTGGCTTCACTTATGTTCTCATGACGGAGGAAAAAATGTTCGGTGCGGTTGATGCGAACTCGTTGCGCCCACTTGTTATTGGGAAAATGCCAAATGGGGCATATGTGATGGCAAGTGAAACGTGTGCGATCGATACGATTGGTGCAGAGTTTGTTCGTAATATTAACGCCGGAGAATTGGCAATTATTGACGTCGATGGCTTGACGATTGAAAAATACACGGAGGATACAACCATTTCCATCGCGGCAATGGAATATATCTATTTTGCTCGACCAGATTCGAACATAGCGGGCGTGAATGTGCATACGGCTCGTAAAACGATGGGGAAACGGTTGGCGATAGAATCCCCTATGATCAATGCCGATATCGTTATTGGTGTTCCTAACTCGTCATTATCGGCAGCTAGCGGTTTTGCTGAAGAGAGTGGCATACCTTATGAGATGGGGCTGATCAAGAATCAGTATGTAGGACGTACGTTTATCCAGCCGACACAAGAACTACGCGAATTGGGTGCGAAAATGAAATTATCAGCCGTTAAAGGGGTAGTACAAGGGAAAATTGTTGTTATGGTAGATGACTCGATTGTCCGAGGTACAACAAGCAGCCGAATTGTCACGTTATTGAAAGAAGCCGGAGCGAAAGAAGTCCATGTTCGCATCGCTTCTCCACCCTTGATGTATCCAAGTTTTTACGGAATCGATATCAGCAAGTCAGCTGAACTGATTGCCGCAAGAATGACCATTCCCCAAATATGTGAGTCTATCGGGGCAGACAGTTTGTCATTCCTTAGCCAAGAAGGCCTGATTGAGTCAATCGGATTGAAATTTGATATGCCCTACTCAGGTCTATGTATGGATAGTTTCAACGGTGATTATCCAGCAGGGCTATACGACTATGAAGAAGATTATCTGAATAATATGACTGAAATTCAAAAAGAAAATCTTAGGGGAGGATAA